A window from Rhizosphaericola mali encodes these proteins:
- a CDS encoding efflux RND transporter periplasmic adaptor subunit — MSRYYIILLCSLLGIFSCKTNANESSEESSVPVLPITHPVIKDTLMDQPYVTNIQAIKNVEIRSRVRGILENTFVDEGEVVKKGQVLFKISNDELQIQLDQSKAAVSSAIADASAAEIEQNRVQGLVKKKVVTPSELDLSKERLLALQAKVAEAKAIRDNFAKQLSYTYIKAPFNGVIDRLPLKVGSLVEEGSLFTNISDLTTMFAYFDLPETEYLKLIRANADNKSAIYSDSASLLLTDGSPYPYKGKIQRSESVIDPGTGSIAYRAIFSNPLKILHHNSSGTVILHKEVKNAILIPQKCVFEIQDKNYVFAVNDSNVVHMKSFEPGSRVGKYYIVLSGIDLKDKIVYEGVQNLRDGMKIEIRKN; from the coding sequence ATGTCGCGCTATTATATTATTTTATTATGTTCCCTATTGGGAATTTTCAGCTGTAAAACCAACGCAAACGAATCAAGCGAAGAGAGTTCTGTACCCGTGTTACCCATCACTCATCCTGTAATTAAAGATACATTGATGGATCAGCCTTATGTCACCAACATACAAGCGATCAAAAATGTAGAAATTCGATCTCGCGTTCGTGGAATTTTGGAAAATACTTTCGTCGATGAAGGTGAAGTGGTAAAAAAAGGACAAGTATTATTCAAAATTTCAAATGACGAATTACAAATCCAATTAGATCAGTCTAAAGCAGCTGTTAGCAGTGCTATTGCAGATGCATCTGCTGCCGAGATCGAGCAAAATCGTGTTCAAGGTTTGGTCAAGAAAAAAGTCGTTACACCGTCCGAATTAGATCTTTCGAAAGAAAGATTATTGGCATTGCAAGCCAAAGTTGCCGAAGCAAAAGCAATTCGAGACAATTTTGCGAAACAATTATCTTACACTTATATCAAAGCGCCTTTCAATGGTGTGATTGACAGACTGCCACTTAAAGTGGGTAGTTTAGTTGAAGAAGGTTCGCTATTTACCAACATTTCCGACCTGACGACAATGTTTGCATATTTTGATTTACCTGAAACAGAATATCTCAAATTGATTCGTGCAAATGCAGATAACAAAAGTGCCATTTATAGTGACAGCGCCTCTTTATTGTTGACAGATGGAAGCCCATATCCCTATAAAGGAAAAATTCAAAGATCTGAAAGCGTCATCGATCCAGGAACGGGTTCTATCGCTTATCGTGCTATTTTTTCCAATCCATTGAAAATATTGCATCATAATTCCTCTGGTACCGTCATTTTACACAAAGAAGTAAAAAATGCTATTTTGATTCCGCAAAAATGTGTTTTTGAAATTCAAGATAAAAATTATGTATTTGCTGTCAATGATAGCAATGTGGTACATATGAAAAGCTTCGAACCAGGAAGCCGTGTAGGTAAATATTACATTGTTCTTTCAGGCATTGACTTGAAAGATAAAATTGTCTATGAAGGAGTCCAAAATCTTCGCGACGGAATGAAAATCGAGATTCGCAAGAATTAG
- a CDS encoding efflux RND transporter permease subunit yields the protein MTSLFIKRPVLSLVISLIILLVGLLALNKLPVTQFPDIVPPSVTVTAKYTGANADVSARAVAMPIERAINGVPGMTYMSTVTSNDGITVIQVFFEVGIDPDLAAVNVQNRVTTILDELPEEVIKAGVTTEKEVNSMLMYLNLTSKDTTLDEQFIFNFADINILQELKRIDGVGRAEIMGQQEYAMRVWLRPEKMLAFNVSTEEVINALRKQNVEAAPGKVGESSGQKSQVLQYVVRYSGKFFEPSQYRDLIIRANPDGSVLRVRDIAEVKFGSATYGMLSKTDGRPSASIMVKQRPGSNAKEVIENIKSKMTELKNTSFPPGMEFNLAYDVSRFLDASINEVVHTLIEAFILVFIVVFIFLQDFRSTLIPAIAVPVALIGTFAFLNMLGFSINLLTLFALVLAIGIVVDDAIVVVEAVHVKMEEEFLSPLDASIAAMKEISGAIIAITLVMSAVFIPVAFMSGPVGVFYRQFSLTLAFAILISGVNALTLSPALCAILLKNNHTKEGIKVPPKEKKKWNLLANFFKKFNQGYSKVENKYKYILSKMVEKKWLTIGVVVLFTIGIWIVNKSLPTGFIPTEDQGMIYVNVTTPPGATVERTEKVLASIQKEAEKLDAVETVSTLSGYSLVNEVAGASYGMGMINLKGWEERKESVDDIIAQLKKNTKKYTDGQIEFFPPPTVPGFGNSSGFEFRILDKTGSGDVQYTAQVTKDFIETLKKRKEIGSAFTTFDASFPQYMINIDYDMAAKRGVTVDNAMGNLQTLLGSTYATNFIRFNQMYKVYVQSGPEYRAQPSDILKLYVKNDSGSMVPYSSFVSLERVFGPEQLTRYNMYTSAMLNGDAAQGYSSSDAIKTLESVSKEKLPRGFSFEWSGMTREQILSGNQTIMIFGVCLLFVYLLLSAQYESFLLPLAVLLSLPIGIFGSFLVLKLAGLENNIYAQVALVMLIGLLGKNAILIIEIAIQRHTNEGLSITKAAIEGAASRLRPILMTSFAFNAGLIPLCIASGAGALGNRSIGTAAAGGMLIGTIFGIFIIPGLYVIFASMSEKKQTAKVTKSTH from the coding sequence ATGACCTCATTATTTATAAAAAGGCCAGTATTGTCGCTGGTTATTTCTCTCATTATTTTATTAGTTGGATTATTGGCACTGAATAAATTGCCCGTAACTCAATTTCCGGATATCGTACCTCCTTCCGTAACTGTAACTGCAAAATATACGGGAGCGAATGCCGATGTATCTGCAAGAGCTGTTGCGATGCCGATAGAACGCGCCATCAATGGAGTACCAGGAATGACTTATATGTCAACAGTAACGAGCAACGACGGTATTACCGTAATCCAAGTTTTCTTTGAAGTAGGAATTGATCCTGACTTGGCGGCAGTGAACGTTCAAAATAGGGTGACAACGATTTTAGATGAATTACCAGAAGAAGTCATCAAAGCGGGTGTAACTACGGAAAAAGAAGTCAATAGCATGTTGATGTATCTCAATCTTACCAGTAAAGACACGACTTTGGACGAACAATTTATTTTCAACTTTGCAGATATCAATATTTTACAAGAGTTAAAGAGAATTGATGGCGTTGGTCGTGCAGAAATCATGGGCCAACAAGAATATGCGATGCGCGTATGGTTGCGACCAGAAAAAATGTTGGCATTCAATGTTTCTACGGAAGAAGTTATCAATGCGCTACGCAAACAAAATGTAGAAGCGGCACCAGGAAAAGTAGGGGAAAGTTCAGGGCAAAAATCTCAAGTATTACAATATGTAGTACGTTATTCGGGCAAATTTTTTGAACCATCCCAATATCGTGATCTAATTATTCGTGCCAATCCAGACGGTTCAGTTTTAAGAGTTCGTGATATTGCTGAGGTTAAATTTGGATCTGCAACTTATGGAATGCTTTCCAAAACAGATGGTCGCCCATCGGCATCTATTATGGTCAAACAAAGACCTGGTTCTAACGCAAAAGAAGTCATTGAAAATATTAAATCCAAAATGACGGAGTTGAAAAATACCAGTTTTCCTCCCGGAATGGAATTTAATTTAGCCTATGACGTGAGTCGCTTTTTGGATGCGTCCATTAATGAAGTTGTACATACTTTAATAGAAGCATTTATCCTAGTATTTATAGTTGTATTTATCTTCTTGCAAGATTTTCGTTCGACATTAATTCCTGCTATTGCAGTTCCGGTGGCACTTATTGGAACGTTTGCGTTTCTTAATATGTTAGGTTTCTCTATCAATCTATTGACCTTATTTGCATTGGTTCTGGCGATTGGAATTGTAGTTGATGATGCAATTGTAGTAGTGGAAGCGGTTCACGTAAAAATGGAAGAAGAATTCTTGTCTCCTTTAGATGCATCCATTGCAGCGATGAAAGAAATTAGCGGAGCCATCATTGCAATCACATTGGTCATGTCTGCCGTATTTATCCCCGTGGCGTTTATGTCTGGTCCTGTCGGCGTATTTTATCGACAATTTTCATTGACATTGGCATTTGCCATATTAATTTCTGGTGTAAATGCATTGACATTATCGCCTGCCCTATGTGCTATTTTATTAAAAAATAACCATACAAAAGAAGGTATAAAAGTTCCCCCAAAAGAGAAGAAAAAATGGAATTTACTAGCCAATTTTTTCAAAAAATTCAATCAAGGCTATAGTAAAGTGGAGAACAAATACAAATACATTTTATCCAAAATGGTAGAGAAAAAATGGCTTACAATTGGAGTCGTTGTTCTTTTTACCATTGGCATTTGGATAGTAAATAAATCACTGCCAACCGGATTTATCCCAACGGAAGATCAAGGAATGATCTATGTAAATGTTACCACACCTCCAGGTGCAACCGTTGAAAGAACAGAAAAAGTATTGGCATCGATCCAAAAAGAAGCCGAGAAATTAGATGCGGTAGAAACTGTATCTACACTTTCAGGTTATAGTTTGGTCAATGAAGTTGCAGGTGCCTCTTATGGTATGGGAATGATCAATTTAAAAGGCTGGGAAGAGCGAAAAGAATCAGTCGATGACATAATTGCGCAACTCAAAAAGAATACTAAAAAATACACCGACGGACAGATAGAATTTTTCCCTCCACCGACAGTTCCTGGTTTTGGTAATTCAAGTGGTTTTGAATTTAGAATTTTGGATAAAACGGGAAGTGGGGATGTTCAGTATACCGCACAAGTAACAAAAGACTTTATTGAAACGCTAAAAAAACGTAAGGAAATAGGAAGTGCATTTACCACATTTGACGCTAGTTTCCCTCAATACATGATCAATATTGACTATGATATGGCGGCAAAAAGAGGCGTTACAGTGGACAATGCAATGGGAAATTTACAAACATTGTTGGGTAGTACATATGCTACAAATTTCATTCGTTTTAATCAAATGTACAAGGTCTATGTACAATCAGGACCAGAATACCGTGCGCAACCATCCGATATATTAAAATTATATGTAAAAAATGATAGTGGTTCGATGGTACCCTATAGTTCGTTTGTTTCTTTAGAAAGAGTATTTGGTCCAGAACAATTGACACGTTACAATATGTACACGTCCGCAATGTTAAACGGAGATGCAGCACAAGGTTACAGCAGCAGCGATGCGATTAAAACATTGGAATCTGTATCCAAGGAAAAATTGCCTCGCGGTTTTAGTTTCGAATGGTCTGGAATGACAAGAGAACAAATATTATCAGGCAATCAAACAATTATGATTTTCGGTGTCTGTTTGCTATTTGTTTATCTATTATTGTCTGCACAATATGAAAGTTTCCTATTGCCTTTAGCCGTATTATTGAGTTTGCCGATTGGGATTTTCGGTTCTTTTCTTGTATTGAAATTGGCAGGCTTGGAAAATAATATTTACGCGCAAGTTGCATTAGTCATGCTCATAGGATTATTAGGAAAAAATGCCATATTAATTATTGAAATAGCAATTCAGCGACATACCAATGAAGGGCTATCCATTACAAAAGCAGCTATTGAAGGCGCGGCATCCCGTTTGCGTCCCATATTGATGACTTCATTTGCATTTAATGCAGGTTTAATTCCACTATGTATTGCTAGTGGTGCGGGTGCATTAGGCAATCGTTCTATAGGAACTGCCGCCGCTGGTGGCATGTTGATTGGAACCATTTTTGGCATATTTATCATCCCAGGCTTGTACGTCATTTTTGCATCAATGTCGGAGAAAAAACAAACTGCAAAAGTCACAAAATCGACTCATTAA
- a CDS encoding TolC family protein gives MKYISYLFSIIIVVFWGCKTPQIATLPTAPSLPESFDSNQDTASNISQLPWKTFFPDTSLCQLIDTALIYNPDLLIANQKIQITGVYLQMAKGALLPSLTFDVNASGTHYGKYTMDGVGNYDTNLSDNITDNQKINEQFSPNYWLGFNSSWEADLWGKLRNKKKAELSKYLASSEGKNLVQTILISQVAGLYYTLQGLDKEKNILEQNEVLQQTALDNVKALMDGGRATQLAIQQFQGQLLNTQASQTTIDQKIKATENQLNTLIGTFGKKIDRDTTFLQNEKMQQINIGFPSELLQNRPDIKSALYSLESAKANVKSAKAAFLPSFKIDAFAAFNAFNGTFLFNGKSIAYSLAGGLSAPIFLKNQLKANFNIATAEQQTAFYEFQKSTLNAYQEVATSFNNLETNKKIMSQKSQEVKALQDGVISANDLYFGGYAGYLEIISAQKSMLQAQLELVNKQKDIMLSIVDIYRSVGGGWK, from the coding sequence ATGAAATATATTTCTTATTTATTTTCCATAATTATCGTTGTATTTTGGGGTTGTAAGACACCTCAAATTGCAACCTTACCAACAGCACCATCTTTACCTGAATCTTTTGATTCCAATCAAGATACTGCGTCTAATATTTCGCAACTACCTTGGAAGACTTTTTTTCCAGATACGTCCTTATGCCAATTGATTGATACGGCACTTATTTACAATCCGGATTTACTCATTGCCAATCAAAAAATTCAAATTACGGGCGTTTATTTACAAATGGCGAAAGGTGCGCTTCTCCCCTCTTTAACCTTTGATGTCAATGCATCTGGCACACACTATGGGAAATATACGATGGACGGAGTCGGTAATTATGACACCAACCTTTCGGATAATATTACCGATAACCAAAAAATCAATGAGCAATTTTCGCCCAATTATTGGTTGGGTTTCAATAGTTCGTGGGAAGCGGATCTCTGGGGTAAATTGCGCAACAAAAAGAAGGCGGAATTATCTAAATATTTGGCAAGTAGTGAAGGTAAAAATCTGGTGCAAACGATCTTAATTTCTCAAGTCGCTGGTTTGTATTACACATTGCAAGGTTTGGATAAAGAAAAAAACATATTAGAACAAAACGAAGTTTTGCAACAAACCGCTTTGGATAATGTGAAAGCCTTGATGGATGGCGGTCGCGCAACGCAATTAGCAATCCAACAATTTCAAGGACAATTACTCAATACGCAAGCATCTCAGACAACGATTGACCAAAAAATCAAAGCAACAGAAAATCAATTAAATACACTCATCGGAACTTTTGGTAAAAAAATAGATCGAGATACTACATTTTTACAAAATGAAAAAATGCAACAAATCAACATTGGTTTTCCATCCGAATTATTGCAAAATCGTCCTGATATCAAAAGTGCATTGTACAGTTTAGAATCCGCTAAAGCAAATGTAAAATCTGCGAAAGCTGCTTTTTTACCTTCATTCAAAATAGATGCATTTGCAGCATTTAACGCATTTAATGGCACATTTTTATTTAACGGAAAATCTATTGCTTATTCGCTCGCTGGTGGGTTATCCGCACCTATTTTTCTAAAAAATCAATTAAAAGCGAACTTTAATATTGCTACAGCCGAGCAACAAACTGCCTTTTACGAATTTCAAAAAAGTACACTTAATGCATACCAAGAGGTTGCAACAAGTTTCAATAATTTAGAAACGAATAAAAAAATAATGTCTCAAAAAAGTCAAGAGGTAAAAGCCTTGCAAGATGGCGTCATTTCGGCAAATGATTTATATTTTGGCGGTTATGCTGGTTATTTGGAAATTATTTCCGCACAGAAAAGTATGTTACAAGCGCAATTGGAACTTGTAAATAAACAAAAAGACATCATGCTCTCCATTGTTGACATATACCGCTCTGTTGGCGGCGGCTGGAAATAA
- a CDS encoding Na+/H+ antiporter yields MFANNLLLVIILLMLVAMLSMASQKMKISYPIFLVISGLLIGMSPKGLHISLDPDLVFIIFLPPLLFEAAWNTSFSQLLKFKRSIGRLSLGLVFFTSLTVALVAHYFIPGFGLALGFVLGGIISPPDAVAATSVLNGLKVPSKVKAILEGESLINDASSLVVFRFALAAVLTGQFVFWKAGASFFWIAGLGIFIGLAIAVIVYFFLRFLPTTPSIDTTITFIFPYLAYLTAEHFDASGVLAVVSGGLLLNSKSNIMLSYNSRLQMSSVWDMMVFLMNGVIFMLIGLQLPDIIDGLGEYSLKEAIGYGLLISLTAIIVRFFWVFPLTSFTEKVRGKFGKKYMQPFSTEWKSYFIIGWSGMRGVVSLASALYIPFKMANGDDFPHRNLILFITFVVIFVTLVIQGLLLPFIIKWLHIEVNDNSQASIGSINVLIAEQVLSFMHEKYETECENNASFIRIRDFYNQMLEDNEERPVVTEDAKRENSMSKFNQLLLEIIDLKRKSLTKLRIEQTYPEYIIRNKENELDLEEARLRKIKH; encoded by the coding sequence ATGTTTGCAAACAATCTTTTACTAGTTATTATCCTATTGATGTTAGTTGCCATGCTTTCTATGGCAAGTCAAAAAATGAAGATTTCGTATCCGATTTTTTTGGTTATATCTGGTTTATTGATAGGAATGTCGCCAAAAGGATTGCATATATCTTTAGATCCAGATTTAGTATTTATAATATTCTTACCTCCTTTATTATTCGAGGCAGCGTGGAATACCTCTTTTAGCCAATTATTAAAATTTAAACGATCCATCGGACGTCTATCACTTGGATTAGTATTTTTTACATCACTGACGGTCGCATTAGTAGCACATTATTTTATCCCGGGTTTTGGATTAGCTCTTGGATTTGTACTTGGAGGTATTATTTCTCCACCTGATGCTGTTGCAGCCACATCTGTATTGAATGGACTCAAAGTCCCATCCAAAGTTAAAGCTATATTAGAAGGAGAAAGTCTGATTAATGACGCATCCTCTCTCGTTGTATTTAGATTCGCGTTGGCGGCTGTGCTCACTGGACAGTTTGTATTTTGGAAAGCAGGCGCAAGTTTTTTTTGGATTGCTGGTTTGGGTATTTTTATAGGATTGGCAATTGCTGTCATCGTCTATTTCTTTTTGCGTTTTCTACCAACAACACCGAGTATTGACACGACAATTACATTCATATTTCCATATTTAGCCTATTTAACAGCGGAGCATTTTGATGCATCAGGAGTTTTGGCGGTAGTTTCGGGAGGTTTGCTTTTAAATTCCAAGTCAAATATTATGCTTTCGTATAATTCACGATTGCAAATGAGTAGTGTTTGGGACATGATGGTCTTTCTGATGAATGGTGTTATTTTCATGCTCATAGGATTACAATTACCAGATATAATTGACGGCTTGGGTGAATATTCATTGAAAGAAGCAATTGGCTATGGTCTCCTTATTAGTTTGACTGCAATTATAGTTCGTTTTTTCTGGGTATTTCCTTTGACCTCTTTTACAGAAAAAGTACGTGGAAAATTTGGGAAAAAATACATGCAACCCTTTTCAACAGAATGGAAATCTTATTTCATTATTGGTTGGAGTGGTATGCGTGGTGTCGTCTCGTTGGCATCTGCATTATATATCCCTTTTAAGATGGCAAATGGGGATGATTTTCCACATAGAAATTTAATTTTGTTCATCACTTTTGTGGTCATATTTGTCACTTTGGTGATTCAAGGATTACTCTTACCATTCATTATTAAATGGTTACATATTGAAGTGAATGACAACTCACAAGCATCCATTGGCTCAATCAATGTGCTCATAGCTGAGCAAGTATTAAGTTTTATGCATGAAAAATATGAAACTGAGTGTGAAAATAATGCAAGCTTTATCCGAATTAGAGATTTTTACAATCAGATGTTGGAAGACAATGAAGAACGTCCGGTTGTCACAGAAGATGCAAAAAGAGAAAATAGCATGTCTAAATTCAATCAATTACTATTGGAAATCATTGATCTAAAACGGAAAAGCTTAACCAAATTACGTATAGAACAAACCTATCCAGAATATATTATCCGGAATAAAGAGAATGAATTAGATCTAGAAGAAGCTAGATTACGCAAAATCAAACATTAA
- a CDS encoding GtrA family protein, producing the protein MYKIHTLLKQSILSTIDFFYPPFRRFLPLQTFRYAACGGFNLGLSIVLYPLIYNFILEQSIVYLGPIVISANIATLFIAFLITFPIGFYLSMFVVFQGSELSKKIQLFRYFVVVIICLILNYALMKLFVGVFHWWPTPSYYVNVVLVTAFSYFSQRYFSFKGNQANH; encoded by the coding sequence ATGTACAAGATTCATACTTTATTAAAGCAGTCTATTTTGTCGACGATAGATTTTTTCTATCCTCCATTTCGCCGATTTTTACCCTTACAGACCTTTAGATATGCAGCGTGTGGAGGGTTTAATCTTGGACTAAGTATTGTATTGTATCCATTGATTTACAATTTTATTTTAGAGCAATCTATTGTGTATCTAGGACCAATTGTAATTTCTGCAAATATCGCTACATTGTTTATTGCTTTTTTGATCACTTTTCCGATTGGATTTTATCTGAGTATGTTTGTCGTATTTCAAGGTTCGGAATTATCAAAAAAAATACAATTATTTAGGTATTTTGTTGTGGTGATCATTTGTTTAATACTCAATTATGCGTTGATGAAATTATTTGTAGGTGTTTTTCATTGGTGGCCAACGCCTTCCTATTATGTAAATGTTGTATTGGTTACGGCTTTCAGTTATTTTTCTCAACGTTATTTCTCCTTTAAGGGCAATCAAGCAAATCATTAG
- the rpsA gene encoding 30S ribosomal protein S1 produces the protein MSENNIVNPNAEAQENAPVATEATTATTNAPAQTEVEAPATAHDDFDWSVDKRNVSHYTKEEQEKYDQVYENTFVQIEDGELVEGLVVGLTKTDGVINIGFKSDGLISLNEFRDLPSLSIGDKVEVMVVEKEDRQGHLHLSRRSARIFRAWEKIVEVHKTGEIVTGTVTSKTKGGLIVDVFGMETFLPGSQIDVKPVTDYDQFVGKSMEFKVVKVNETIKNAVVSHKALIESDIEAQRAEIISKLEKGQVLEGTVKNITDFGAFMDLGGLDGLLYITDISWGRISHPSEVLKLDQKLNVVVLDFDDDKKRISLGLKQLTPHPWDVLPETIVEGAKVKGKVVNIEDYGAFLEILPGVEGLVHVSEITWANTPINAKEFFKLGDEHEAKVVTLDKEARKMSLSIKQLTEDPWDTIENKFPENSKHAGLVKNITPYGVFVELEPGIGGMIHISDLSWLKRFNHPSEYVKVGDSIDTIILAIDKENRKLQLGHKQLEEDPWNALEDTFAIGSIHEGTVIRKDDKGAIVQLPYGLEGFVPNRHLAKEDGSSVALDETNNFVVIEFDRNEKRIVLSHARIWEQAQHAAEEAVKKEARAEQESTKQAVKNIQSQNKNEKTTLGDLGALAEIKAKLKEEEKG, from the coding sequence ATGAGCGAAAACAATATTGTAAATCCAAACGCTGAAGCACAGGAGAATGCACCAGTAGCTACTGAGGCAACTACAGCGACAACAAATGCACCTGCGCAAACTGAAGTAGAAGCTCCGGCAACTGCTCATGATGACTTCGATTGGAGTGTTGACAAACGTAACGTTTCTCATTACACAAAAGAAGAACAAGAAAAATATGATCAAGTGTACGAAAATACATTTGTTCAAATTGAAGATGGTGAATTAGTTGAAGGTCTTGTCGTTGGTTTGACTAAAACTGATGGCGTGATCAACATCGGATTCAAATCTGATGGTTTGATTTCTTTGAACGAATTCCGTGATCTTCCATCTTTGTCTATTGGTGACAAAGTAGAAGTTATGGTTGTAGAAAAAGAAGACCGTCAAGGACACTTACATTTAAGTCGTCGTTCTGCTCGTATCTTCCGTGCTTGGGAAAAAATCGTTGAAGTTCACAAAACTGGCGAAATTGTTACAGGTACAGTTACTAGCAAAACTAAAGGTGGCTTGATCGTAGATGTATTCGGAATGGAAACATTCTTACCAGGTTCTCAAATTGATGTTAAACCAGTAACTGATTACGACCAATTCGTAGGCAAATCTATGGAATTCAAAGTTGTTAAAGTTAACGAAACCATCAAAAATGCGGTTGTATCTCACAAAGCTCTTATCGAAAGCGATATCGAAGCTCAACGTGCAGAAATCATCAGCAAATTGGAAAAAGGTCAAGTATTGGAAGGTACTGTTAAAAACATTACAGACTTCGGTGCATTCATGGACCTTGGTGGCTTAGACGGTTTGTTATATATCACAGATATTTCATGGGGACGTATTTCACACCCATCAGAAGTGTTGAAATTAGACCAAAAATTGAACGTTGTTGTATTAGATTTCGACGACGACAAAAAACGTATCAGCCTTGGCTTGAAACAATTGACTCCTCATCCTTGGGATGTATTACCAGAAACAATTGTAGAAGGTGCTAAAGTAAAAGGTAAAGTAGTTAACATTGAAGACTACGGTGCTTTCTTGGAAATCTTACCAGGTGTTGAAGGTTTGGTTCACGTAAGTGAAATTACTTGGGCAAATACTCCAATTAACGCTAAAGAATTCTTCAAACTTGGCGACGAACACGAAGCTAAAGTTGTTACATTAGATAAAGAAGCTCGCAAAATGAGCCTTTCTATCAAACAATTAACAGAAGATCCTTGGGATACTATCGAAAATAAATTCCCTGAAAACAGCAAACACGCTGGTTTAGTTAAAAACATTACTCCTTACGGTGTATTTGTTGAATTGGAACCAGGTATTGGCGGTATGATCCACATCAGCGACTTAAGCTGGTTGAAACGCTTCAATCACCCATCTGAATATGTAAAAGTTGGTGACAGCATCGATACTATCATCTTAGCTATCGATAAAGAAAACCGCAAATTACAATTAGGACACAAACAATTGGAAGAAGATCCTTGGAATGCATTGGAAGATACATTCGCTATCGGTTCTATCCATGAAGGTACTGTTATCCGTAAAGATGACAAAGGTGCTATCGTACAATTACCTTACGGTTTGGAAGGATTCGTTCCTAACAGACATTTGGCTAAAGAAGACGGTTCATCTGTAGCTTTGGATGAAACTAATAACTTTGTAGTTATCGAATTTGATCGTAATGAAAAACGTATCGTTTTAAGTCACGCTCGTATTTGGGAACAAGCTCAACACGCAGCTGAAGAAGCAGTGAAAAAAGAAGCTCGTGCTGAACAAGAGTCAACTAAACAAGCAGTTAAAAATATCCAATCTCAAAACAAGAATGAAAAAACAACTCTTGGAGATTTAGGTGCTTTAGCTGAAATTAAAGCTAAATTGAAAGAAGAAGAAAAAGGTTAA